The nucleotide window GAGTCGTACAACAGGTTGACGACCGTCCCCCGCTCGCTGATCGTCGCCGACAGCGGGTTGACGTTTTGGGAGGGACGCGCGTCGGTCACGAGCGCGTGAAGCCGGTCGACGCCGTCGTCCGGCTCGAGGCCGAGATACCCCTGTCGAGTCGCGGGATGGGCGTTCTCCCAGCCCTCGAATCGAGCGCTGGCGACGCGGTTTTCGTCGGGCCGACAGATCGGGTCGAACGGCTTCTCTTCGGCGAGTGCTCGCAGCACCGGTTTGAGTCGTTCGCGTCGTTCGTCGCCGTCGGCGCGGCGCTGTTCTTCGAGGAGGGGATCGAAGAACGTCGGATTGGAGTACTGAAACGGATTCTGCCAGCCGGCTTCGTCGGCGTACCGCGAGTGGAGGGCCTCGTAGAGGAAGTCGGGATCGTAATCGGCGGGATGGCGACCGACGTAGAGGTCGAAGTCGCGGTCGATGAGGATCATTTCCAGAAACTCGGAGGGCGACCGCCAGGCGATGGTGGTGTTGATACCGACCGCTTCGAGGTTCCGCTCGAGATGGCGTGCGATACGGACCGTCTCTCTGTTGCCATCGTCGGGGACCGTGACGAGTGACAACGAGAGGTTGTCGTCACCATCGTTGCTGACGACACTTTCGACGCTATCGATGCAGCCGCTCAGCGAAATCGACAGTCCTGCCCCGGCAGCAGCGAGGACTGAACGGCGATCGATACCGTCAGTATTGTCGGTTTTATCACAGTTCATTCAGTCTAATATACAGCTTTGCTATTGGTATATAACAATATTGCGCATCGTAGTCGGGTATAGAGAGCTATCGAAATGCTCTTTGTGATGGTTCTGACTGTCGATAACCCGTATATGGGTACAGCGAACGTATAACAGTCATCGCTTGCAGTTGCCGCCATAAATACTCATGCGTGATGATGGCCACGAGAACACAACATCAATAGGCGAACCCATGAAACGTGGGGTATGGATATCGCCGCCGAGCGAATCGACCGCCTCCACGAGTTGGCTCGAGCGGCGGCAGCCGAAGGCGACCACGACCGGGCGCGCTACTACGTTCGACTCGCTCGCCGTGTCGCGGAACGGAACCGGCTGACGCTCCCTCGAGAGTTCCGACGGTTCACTTGCGATCGCTGTGATGCCTACCTGCGACCGGGACAGAATGCCCGCGTGCGGCTGCAGGATGGCCACGTCGTGATCACCTGCGACTGTGGTGCACACGCACGCTACCCCTACGAGGGATGAGTACGGATCGCTGCTCGTCGTGACTCGCGACCGTTCACGTCGCGAAATTCCGAATCGGGAAGATTGAAACGGCTCGCGTCGCTACAGAGGGCCATGGATACACAGCAGCTCAAGCAAGAAGCACACGACCTCGACGTCACTGTCTGGGTCGGCAAAAGCGGCCTCGAGGCAGTCGTCGACGAACTCGACAATCAGCTTTCGAACGAACACCTCGTGAAGGTCAAATTCCTCCGTGCGGCCCGCGCCGGCAGTTCGACCGATGAGAAGGCGGCCGAGCTCGCCGATCAGGTCAACGCCGAACTGATCGAGACGCGCGGTCACACGGCAGTGTTGCACCGATGAGGGCGGTCGGTCTGAGTCCGTTGCAAGCAAATCCCGGCGCGATCGGTCGCGCGCTCGAGAATGCAGGACTCGACGCGGCCCTCGCCGGGAGTGCAGAGAGCGCGATCAAGTTCGTCATTGCGTTCGTCGCGATCTGGTTCATCGGTCGACTGATCGTCTTGCCGCTGGTCAAGCGCGCGTTCGACAAACGCGAACTCGACAAACACGCGCAGAATCCGCTGTTGATGTTGACGAAGTTCGGTATCGCGTTCGTCGCGATCGCGATCGCGTTCGGATTCGCCGGCTACGGGAACTTCCTCGTGTCGATGGCCGGCATCGCCGCGGCCGGTGCACTCGCGATCGGACTGGCGATGCAAAACGTCATCTCGAACTTCGTTGCCGGTGTGTTTATTTATACTGACAAGCCGTTCCGGATCGGTGACTGGATCGAGTGGGACGACGGCACCTACACGGGTGTCGTTGAGGACATCAGTCTTCGCGTGACGCGTGTTCGGACGTTCGATAACGAACTCCTAACAGTCCCGAACTCCGCACTGACCGACAGTGTTCTCAAAAACCCCGTCGACGCCGACAAACTCCGGCTGAAGTTCCTCTTCGGTATCGGCTACGGCGACGACATCGAGCAGGCGACCGAGATCATCGTCGAAGAAGCCGAGCGCCACGCCGACATTCTGGACGAGCCCGCACCCTCCGTCCGACTGACCGAACTCGGTGACTCCGACGTCGGACTGCAGTCGCGCTTCTGGATCGCAGACCCGTCTCGCGCTGACTTCGTTCGGACACGCGGCGAGTACGTCACCGCGGTCAAGGAACGCTTCGACGAGGAAGGCATCGACATCCCCTACCCCGTCCGTACACTCGAGGGCGGACTCAAGCTTGCAGACCGACAACGGATCGGACAGACGACCGACTAGCAGCGCGTTTCGACGACTCGTTTCTCCGATTTTCGGTGGCAGCTAGTAACTCGAGTCACGACGTCGCCGATCGACATCCAGCATACGATTCGTCGTTCATCGGTGAGCAGCGACTTGACTCGGCCCGTATACAACTACACTTTCCCTACAGAAAGTAAAATTGGAAACTGTTATAACGGAACGGCGAGTCGTGTCAACTGACGGTTCAATCATGGAACCAGTACTCTTACACCACGTCAGCCACGGAATGCTACTCGGAATCTCCGCTCTCGTCGGCGTTCTCGGCTTCGCTGGCGGCATGAGCTTTGCAAAGCGACAGGCACAACAGCAGCCGACCAACACCTCGTCGCTCGAGGAGTAACACGACTGCGAGTCCCTCGAGCGTTGCCTGCAGGACCGAACCGAAATCCACACCCACCCACAGCAACCCGGTCGAGACTGCGGACTGAACGGCACTGGTGGGTCCTCTGACCTACCGACTGTCCACTCGAGGGGACCCTTTTGGCACCGACCAGAACGGCCCGGAGCGACATCGGTCGTCGAAAGCAACAGTCGATGAGCGTCGCTTATCGGACTCGAGTGACGGGTGCTGTCGTGGCCGGGAGTGACACGCCGCGCTCGTGGAGCACTGACTGTGTCGAGTAAAATCGGTATGAATGTGGAAGCCGCGGTTGCCCGGCGTTCCGGCCGGAGGAATCCCGGTTGCCTTCTCCACCCCGCGACCCGTCGAGCGACAGGTGTCCGGCGGTCCACTGCTCGCTTCCGCGCCTGATGGGCTGTCGCCGGCTAACCACGATGGGACGTCCCTGCGGACGGCCATCGTGGACCGCTGTCCCCGACGGACGAGGCTTCCATGTTGGCTCCCGGGGCTCCGGTCGGTCTGACCGGACGCCTGCGGTGTTCGGTCCCCGCTGATGACCATAGCGCGGGTAATGAGCAGGGCCAAACTGCCCGACCTATCCAACTTGGTGTAAGCGATCGGTACTTAAGGGCCTTTCGCCTCGAAAATCGGACGACTGCGCGGGGGCAAAGAGACCAACTGGCGTCGTCGCATCATCGTCGGCACTCGGATTCGTAAAGATCGTCAGGCCTCGCCTTCGGTACTCCCGATCACGCCCTCGAACTGGCCCGTGTCGGCACCGAATTCGGCAGCCGTTTTGGGCGAGACCGACTCGACTCGAGTCGATTGGACGTGTGGTCGACGACGTCGATCTCGGTCCCGCTGCCGATCACGACCGTCGCCAACAGAGGAAAAGGACCATTAGTCGCCCGACACATCTCTGGTGTATGGGACTCGGCAGCACCGCAAAGAAGATTCAGAGCCTTTCCGATCGCGCCGAAGCGATGTACAAGCAGGTACAGCAACTCCAAAAACGGATCATTGGCCTCGAGGAGGGGATGGACGAAACCCACGAGACAGTCTCACGTCTCGATCATCAACTCACCGAACAGCGCGCCCTCCTGCTCGCGATCGCCGAAGAGCAGGGAATCGACGGTGAGGAAATCCTCGCCGAAGCGGCGATCGATGAAGCCGAGGCCGCAGCCGAAGACACGGACGATACCGACGAGAACGCCGACGCAGTCACGGACGCCAAAACAGCCGAATAACGGCTGATTCGGGTCCGTCTCTTCGGATTCGAAGTGAGCTACGTGGTCCCTGCGGGCGTCGCGTTCGCTGCGCTCGCAGTTACAGTCGAGTCGACAGTCCGGCCGTCCTGATCTGTGGCTCGTTATCGTCGTCTTCCTCGAGTTCGATGACGGCGTCAAACAGTTGCTTGAGCGTGTTCATCGTCTGCTCGTCGTGCGACGTCGAGTCGATGATGTAGACGCCCATCGCATCTGCGCTCTGAATGCGGCCGGTAAAGACGTGGAGAAATCGGAACACGGTCTGGAGATCAGAGTACATAAGCAGCGTCGAAACGGAGTGAAGCAGGACCCGATTCTCGGTGACGCCACGGCCTTCGTAAAACTCCTGGAGGAATTGGGAGAGCTTGATTCCGATTCCAGTCATGTCGACAGGTGAGGAGGCGTACTTGACCCGTGGGTCATCGTCGACGGAGCCGATCCCTCGCTGTTTCGTCACGCAGTCGACGACGCCGATATCGGGGTCGATACCGGGGCCCACCGACTCGGTGAACGACTCGAGCACCTTACTGGCGCTGTCTTTGGTGGTCACGACGATCGACCCGTCACCGCGAGCGGCACCGCTTGCGAGGATGTCGAAGGCGATCTGTCGTTTCCCAGTCAGTGGTGGACCTGCGATCAGCAGGTTCGTCCCGGGATCGGTTTCAGTGTCCGGGAGGACATCTGCGAGGTCATACATACCAGATACTCACATCCATCTGCAGCCGTACCGATGTTGTTACTGCGCCCGTTGGCCACTCCGGTGTGTGGTATGAAGATACGGTATCCAGCTTATATTACTTTTGATTGCACCGGTACCACCACTACCAATTACCGGTAGAAGTGCAATGGAGGAGCGGAGACGATACCTAACTCACAGCGCATTCGGCACCGTAACGGCGAGTCTACCAACGATAAACGCCAGCGACGCGAGGAACATGCCGTATTTGAGGTGAGACTGGCCGGCCGTCGGGTCCTCGAAACTCTCGATGGCCGCATAGAGCATGATCGCATCCGCCGGCACCACCACCACCAGATAGACGCTGCCGAAGTACTCGAGCACGTATGGAACCGGGCTCGCGATGACGGCCACGACGAGCAGCCCGGCGGCGAGCTGTAGGGCGCGTCGCTCGCCGATCGCGATCGGAAGCGTGTTCAGTCCTTCCTCGCGATCGCCGGTGATGTCTTCGACGTCTTTGATGATCTCTCGAGTCAGCGTCGCGATCGCGGCGAGGACGAACAGCATCACGGCGGGACCCATATTGCCCACCGCAGCAGCGCCAAAGAGGAACGTACTTCCGACGAGATACGCCACCAGCGCGTTCCCCAGCCCGGGCAGCCCCTTGAAGAACTCCGTGTACGCCACCAGCGCGATGAGGTTGATGGCCGCAATCGCGATGGCCGCCACTGGGAGAGTCAGCGCGAGGACGACAGCACCAGCAAACAGGACGAGGCTAAAGCCGAGCGCACCGCGTGGGCTCACCGCCCCGCGAGGAATCGCCCGCTCGGGCTGGTTGATCCGGTCGATCTCGCGATCGAAGTAGTCGTTGATCGCGTTCCCGGCTCCGACCGCAACGCCCGTTGCGGCAACCGCCGCCGCTACGGCGAACGGCTCGGTCGTGACGCCGCCGGCGACGAACGCGCCGATAAACGTCAACACGCTCGCTGCGATCACGTTTATCGGTCGCGTCAACTCGAGCAACCCACGAACCGTCTCTCCCGCAGTCATGAACGGGTGTGCTCAGTCGGGCTGGTTAAACGGTCCGATCCACCGTCAAGCGATCAGACGATCGGCCGCCGGCGTCGGCTCGGCGGTCGGTCACGAAGAAGAACCGCCGTTTGGTGTAGCGAGAAGAGTGTCGCTACCGCCACTCTTCGAGATCACAGAGCGTGTCGGCATCGACGGAGAGCCACTTACAGACCCGTTCGTCGCCAGTGGCGTCCGCAGGGACGGCAGTCCAGACCTCGTTCTCGTCGTCGGAGAGCAACTCGAGCGGTGCGTCTGCAGACCGGCTATCGTCCGGGATCGGGGCCTCGTTCACCGTCATTGACACTCGAGTGTTGACCACACATCATAAAGACCCCGTACGGTAATTTTCACCGACTGAGAAGTGGAACGCTGTCGGAACAGCTTGACTCGAGTGTGGCATGCTGATCGGTGTCGAAATCATCTCGAATCGAGTGACTTATACGGGGTCGCAAGAAAAGTGGTGGTAAGGGCGCTTAGCTCAGTCTGGACAGAGTGCTTGGCTTCGGACCAAGTTGCCACGGGTTCAAATCCTGTAGCGCCCATTCGTTTTCCGAATGATCTAGATTCAACAGATAGCAGCGGGTCGCTTATAAAGAGACGCCACTGCGCGCGAAATAATCAGGCAGCCCGTGAGAACGACGGTCCGCCGGTGTCGGTCGCCGACGACTGACCCGTTTCCGCGGTGAGCAGTTCTTCACCGATACAATAATGGCAAACGTTTTGACCGGTCCATTCGACAACAGGTCTATGCGACGATCTCAGTGGAGCCGAACAGTTGCGATCCGGGGGTGCGACCGGCTCGCACACCTGACCCCAGTAAGCCCATGAGCCAACATCGGCGAACGTTCCTCGCGACCACCGGAGCGATCGCAGTCGGTGGCTGTGTCGTACCCGACTTCGATCCGACCGTCACCGACGACCGCGATTCTACTGCCGATCGCGACGGCGACGGCGGCGGGCGCACCGAAACGACGATCGGCTTCGCCGGCGATACGATGGTCGGGCGGAAGCTCAACCGGCAATACGGGCGGCCCGACGTCGACCCGGCGACGATCTGGGGTGACCTCCAGCCCCGGCTCGAGTCCCTCGACGGCGTCTGTTGTAACCTTGAGTGTTGTCTGTCGACGCGTGGTGAACCGGCCCCCGGACGGACGTATCACTTTCGCGGCGATCCGGAGTGGGCGGTCCCCGCGCTCAGCGCAGGGAACGTTCGGTTCGCATCGCTGGCGAACAATCACGCGATGGATTACGGGCCGGTTTCACTGACCGACACGATAGACGCGCTCACCGAGGCGGGAATCGACGTCGCGGGTGCCGGCGAGACGCCGGCGGCGGCCCGCTCGCCGGCCACGTTTTCCGTCGGCGACGTCGCCGTCGCCGTCGTCTCGTTCGCGGACCGATACGTGGGCTACGCTGCGACCGACGACCGGCCGGGAATCGCCCACATCGCTCCGGATCCGTCGGCTCCCGAAACCCAGCGGGTCGTCGGCGAGGCGATCGAGCGCGCGAAGGCGACCAATCCAGATCTCCTCGTCGCCTCTGTTCACCTGGGACCCAACTGGGTCGAGCGTCCCAGCGGACAGCTCGTCGCGTTCAATCACTGGCTCGTCGATCGGGGCGTCGACCTCGTTCACGGTCACAGCGCCCACATCGTGCAGGGGATCGAGCAATACGGCGATGGCGTCGTGCTCCACGACACCGGCGATTTCGTCGACGATTTCGGGGTCAAAGAAGACCTCCGAAACGACCGCAGCTACCTCTTCGAAGTGACGCTCGAGGACGGAACTCTTCAGGAGATACGGCTCGTTCCGATCGAAATCGACGACGGCGTCTCCCGCGCCGGCGAGGAGTCGGCGGCGTGGCTCAGGGAGCGGATGCGTGCTCGGTCCGCGCCGTTTGAGACGACGTACGAACGGGACGGGGATGGGCTCGTGGTCCCGCTGTGACCGACCGCGCCTGGCTTCGATCAAGCTTGATTGCCTCCGAACAGAACCGACAAACGTGAGCTACAAGCACAAACAGCCGCCTTGCTCGAGCGATCCACAGACTCAGTCGTCGGTCGTCACGTGCGCGGGAGTGTCCGGAGCGGGTGCGGGTGGTTCGTGGGTTCCGAACTCGGGATGGGTTTCTTCCATCCAGAGGAACACGACCGCGCCGGAGATGAACATCAGGATGGCGGTCATGTAGAAGGCGGCTTCGGCGTTGATGAACTCCATCGAGAGGCCGATCAGGATCGCGCCGACGCCGTAGCCCGCGTCGCGCCACATCCGGTAGACGCCCATGCCAGCTGACCGCCAGGTTGGGTGGGCGGCGTCGCTGGGGACGGTCATCAGGTTCGGATAGAGCAACGCCATTCCCAGCCCGGAGACGCCCGCCAAGATCGCCCACAGGAGGTAGCCCTCGACGAACACCATCCCGAGGACGCCGGCGCCGGCGAGGAACATCCCCGCGATGACGGGCGGTCGTCGGCCGATACGGTCGGCGAGACCACCAGTCCCGATCTGGAGGAAGTACATCGCGCTGTGGACGCCGACGACGACGCCGACGGCTTCGATCGCGAGGCCCTGGCTCGTGAGATACAGCGGGACGGCGATCCAGAACAGCGTATCGACGAAGTTCTCGATGTGGCCGGCCTGGGCCGCCGCGAACAGCGTTCGATCGCCGTAGGTCGCTCGCTTCAGCACCTCGTTGAACGGGAGGTTCGCGTCGTGATGGTCGTCGTCACCTTCGAGTTGTGCGAGTTGGACGGTCTCCTTGATGAGGAAAATCGAGATCAGAAAGGCGAGCACCACCACGGCAGCGAGGAAGTAAAACGGCTCCGGACGGAGGCTCATCTGGCCAGCGATAACGCCCGTAATCCACGCCCCTGCGGCGACACCGGTGTAGCCGAACGCCTCGTCGATGCCGACGGCCAATCCGCGCTGCTCGGGGCCAGCGAGGTCGATCTTGGCGTTGATCGCCATGCTCCAGGTCAGCGCCTGGTTGACGCCGAGCAAGATGTTTCCGACGGTGATCCAGCTCCAGTTCGGGGCATAGATGAGAATAATCGGGATCGGGAGCGCGGTGAGCCAGCCGAGCACGAGCACCGGCTTGCGCCCGTACTCCTCACCCCACTTGCCGGCATAGAGATTGAGCAGCGCTTTGACGAAGCCGAAGGAGACGACGAACGAGCCGATGACCAGAAACGACTCGACGCCGAGGACGTCCTCTCCGAGGACGGGAACGACGGTCCGCTCCGACCCAATGGTCAGCCCCGTCGCGAACACCAGCAGCACGTGCAGCGAGAACTGGCCGAGGTGTTCGCGAATTCCCTGTGTGAGGTCGGATGTCTCGCTCATCGGTTACTGGTGAACACGACGGCTGAGCCGTCGTCGTATTCGAAAGATTCCTCGTCGATCCGTAACTGCATACTGCGTTCGTCGACGCTCGAGTCGGTCATCAGTGATCGCTCATACACAGCACGCTTCAATATATGTGGTGCCGGTCATGACCGGCACTCCTAATTTCGTTGCGAACGGTACTCAGTGTATGAGCCTATACGAGGCCTCGTTCAGGGTGAAACACGAGTGTCCCTACCGAGAGATTTCGGAGCGCTATCCGGATCTCACGATCCGAGAGTGGTATCTGAGCGACTGTCAGGTGCTCGAGATCACCTCGTCGGAGACGCCGACAGACGATTTGCGCGCCGAAATCGACGAGTTGGGGACGGTTCTGCACGAATCGGTCGACGACACCGGATTACACGTCGTCACGCAGGCCTGTCTCTGTTCGCTCGAGGGGCCGATCATCGACCGATTCGAGGAACACAACTGCCTGTACCAGCCGCCGACGATCCACCGTCAGGGCTGGGAGCATTACACGGTAATCGCGTTCGACGAGGCCGACGTTCGGGCACTGATTCGGGACCTCGAGTCGGATCGAGATATCGACGTGCTCTCGAAAACCGCCATCTCGGAGCAAGAGATTCCCCACAGCATGTTGGCCCCGGTCGACCAGCTCTTCGACGACCTGACCGACCGACAGCTGGCGGCCCTTCGGTTGGCTCTCGAGAGCGGGTACTACGAGCAACCGCGAAAGACGTCGCTGCGCGAGTTGGCCGATCGGACATCCGTTGCCCGGTCGACGTACGAAGAACACCTCCGGAAGGCGGAGAACAAGCTGCTCACGAACGCCGGCGAGTTCCTCCGGTTGGTGACGGCGACCTCGTCAGCGGACCCGCTGCACGTCGATCGGTCAGCGACGGCCGAACGGCGGGCGGATTGACTGCCCATCGCTCGAGGCCGGGTGTATCGGCGCTGCGGGCGCGCAGTGAGCAAGCCGTACGGCCTTCAGCCGCGATATCGTAGGTTCGAGACGAGTCGATCATGGACGACCATGGGGAGCCTTCCCGGGATGAC belongs to Natronorubrum aibiense and includes:
- a CDS encoding ribonuclease P protein component 4 encodes the protein MDIAAERIDRLHELARAAAAEGDHDRARYYVRLARRVAERNRLTLPREFRRFTCDRCDAYLRPGQNARVRLQDGHVVITCDCGAHARYPYEG
- a CDS encoding RAD55 family ATPase → MYDLADVLPDTETDPGTNLLIAGPPLTGKRQIAFDILASGAARGDGSIVVTTKDSASKVLESFTESVGPGIDPDIGVVDCVTKQRGIGSVDDDPRVKYASSPVDMTGIGIKLSQFLQEFYEGRGVTENRVLLHSVSTLLMYSDLQTVFRFLHVFTGRIQSADAMGVYIIDSTSHDEQTMNTLKQLFDAVIELEEDDDNEPQIRTAGLSTRL
- a CDS encoding DUF5798 family protein, yielding MGLGSTAKKIQSLSDRAEAMYKQVQQLQKRIIGLEEGMDETHETVSRLDHQLTEQRALLLAIAEEQGIDGEEILAEAAIDEAEAAAEDTDDTDENADAVTDAKTAE
- a CDS encoding mechanosensitive ion channel family protein — encoded protein: MRAVGLSPLQANPGAIGRALENAGLDAALAGSAESAIKFVIAFVAIWFIGRLIVLPLVKRAFDKRELDKHAQNPLLMLTKFGIAFVAIAIAFGFAGYGNFLVSMAGIAAAGALAIGLAMQNVISNFVAGVFIYTDKPFRIGDWIEWDDGTYTGVVEDISLRVTRVRTFDNELLTVPNSALTDSVLKNPVDADKLRLKFLFGIGYGDDIEQATEIIVEEAERHADILDEPAPSVRLTELGDSDVGLQSRFWIADPSRADFVRTRGEYVTAVKERFDEEGIDIPYPVRTLEGGLKLADRQRIGQTTD
- a CDS encoding helix-turn-helix domain-containing protein, coding for MSLYEASFRVKHECPYREISERYPDLTIREWYLSDCQVLEITSSETPTDDLRAEIDELGTVLHESVDDTGLHVVTQACLCSLEGPIIDRFEEHNCLYQPPTIHRQGWEHYTVIAFDEADVRALIRDLESDRDIDVLSKTAISEQEIPHSMLAPVDQLFDDLTDRQLAALRLALESGYYEQPRKTSLRELADRTSVARSTYEEHLRKAENKLLTNAGEFLRLVTATSSADPLHVDRSATAERRAD
- a CDS encoding MFS transporter — protein: MSETSDLTQGIREHLGQFSLHVLLVFATGLTIGSERTVVPVLGEDVLGVESFLVIGSFVVSFGFVKALLNLYAGKWGEEYGRKPVLVLGWLTALPIPIILIYAPNWSWITVGNILLGVNQALTWSMAINAKIDLAGPEQRGLAVGIDEAFGYTGVAAGAWITGVIAGQMSLRPEPFYFLAAVVVLAFLISIFLIKETVQLAQLEGDDDHHDANLPFNEVLKRATYGDRTLFAAAQAGHIENFVDTLFWIAVPLYLTSQGLAIEAVGVVVGVHSAMYFLQIGTGGLADRIGRRPPVIAGMFLAGAGVLGMVFVEGYLLWAILAGVSGLGMALLYPNLMTVPSDAAHPTWRSAGMGVYRMWRDAGYGVGAILIGLSMEFINAEAAFYMTAILMFISGAVVFLWMEETHPEFGTHEPPAPAPDTPAHVTTDD
- a CDS encoding geranylgeranylglycerol-phosphate geranylgeranyltransferase; the encoded protein is MTAGETVRGLLELTRPINVIAASVLTFIGAFVAGGVTTEPFAVAAAVAATGVAVGAGNAINDYFDREIDRINQPERAIPRGAVSPRGALGFSLVLFAGAVVLALTLPVAAIAIAAINLIALVAYTEFFKGLPGLGNALVAYLVGSTFLFGAAAVGNMGPAVMLFVLAAIATLTREIIKDVEDITGDREEGLNTLPIAIGERRALQLAAGLLVVAVIASPVPYVLEYFGSVYLVVVVPADAIMLYAAIESFEDPTAGQSHLKYGMFLASLAFIVGRLAVTVPNAL
- a CDS encoding CapA family protein, giving the protein MSQHRRTFLATTGAIAVGGCVVPDFDPTVTDDRDSTADRDGDGGGRTETTIGFAGDTMVGRKLNRQYGRPDVDPATIWGDLQPRLESLDGVCCNLECCLSTRGEPAPGRTYHFRGDPEWAVPALSAGNVRFASLANNHAMDYGPVSLTDTIDALTEAGIDVAGAGETPAAARSPATFSVGDVAVAVVSFADRYVGYAATDDRPGIAHIAPDPSAPETQRVVGEAIERAKATNPDLLVASVHLGPNWVERPSGQLVAFNHWLVDRGVDLVHGHSAHIVQGIEQYGDGVVLHDTGDFVDDFGVKEDLRNDRSYLFEVTLEDGTLQEIRLVPIEIDDGVSRAGEESAAWLRERMRARSAPFETTYERDGDGLVVPL
- a CDS encoding YhbY family RNA-binding protein; its protein translation is MDTQQLKQEAHDLDVTVWVGKSGLEAVVDELDNQLSNEHLVKVKFLRAARAGSSTDEKAAELADQVNAELIETRGHTAVLHR
- a CDS encoding DUF7511 domain-containing protein yields the protein MTVNEAPIPDDSRSADAPLELLSDDENEVWTAVPADATGDERVCKWLSVDADTLCDLEEWR